The following are encoded in a window of Streptomyces sp. 11x1 genomic DNA:
- a CDS encoding alpha/beta hydrolase — protein sequence MRSEPTAALRHRTVEAPAGRLHLVEQGTGPLVLLVHGFPESWYSWRRQLPALAAAGYRAVAIDVRGYGRSSRPEAAEAYRMLDLVEDNVAVVRALGEESAVIVGHDWGSNIAAVSALIHPGVFRAVGLLSVPYAPPGGPRPTDIFGRIGGPEQEFYVSYFQEPGRAEAEIEPDVRGWLAGFYAVLSADTMPAPGEPDPHFVTRGGGRLRDRFPTGVLPAWLSESDLDVYAGEFERTGMTGALNRYRTMDRDWEDLAPHRGAPIKQPSLFVGGALDASTTWMSDAIDAYPTTLPGLSASHLLEGCGHWIQQERPDEVNRLLSDWLATLHG from the coding sequence ATGCGATCCGAGCCGACCGCCGCACTCCGCCACCGCACCGTCGAGGCCCCGGCCGGGCGCCTGCACCTGGTCGAGCAGGGCACCGGCCCGCTGGTCCTGCTCGTGCACGGTTTCCCCGAGTCCTGGTACTCCTGGCGCCGCCAACTCCCGGCCCTCGCCGCCGCCGGCTACCGAGCGGTGGCGATCGACGTGCGTGGTTACGGGCGCTCCTCCAGGCCGGAGGCGGCCGAGGCCTACCGCATGCTCGACCTGGTGGAGGACAACGTCGCCGTCGTGCGCGCCCTCGGCGAGGAGAGCGCGGTGATCGTCGGCCACGACTGGGGCTCCAACATCGCCGCCGTCTCCGCCCTCATCCACCCCGGCGTCTTCCGCGCGGTCGGCTTGCTGAGCGTGCCGTACGCACCGCCCGGCGGTCCCCGTCCCACCGACATCTTCGGCCGGATCGGCGGCCCCGAGCAGGAGTTCTACGTCTCCTACTTCCAGGAACCCGGCCGCGCCGAGGCGGAGATCGAGCCCGACGTCCGGGGCTGGCTCGCGGGCTTCTACGCGGTCCTGTCCGCCGACACCATGCCCGCCCCGGGCGAGCCCGACCCGCACTTCGTCACTCGCGGCGGCGGCCGGCTGCGTGACCGTTTCCCCACAGGGGTTCTCCCGGCCTGGCTGAGCGAGAGCGACCTTGACGTCTACGCCGGGGAGTTCGAACGTACAGGGATGACCGGCGCGCTCAACCGCTACCGCACCATGGACCGCGACTGGGAAGACCTCGCCCCGCACCGTGGAGCCCCGATCAAGCAGCCGTCCCTGTTCGTCGGCGGCGCACTGGACGCCTCCACCACCTGGATGTCCGACGCCATCGACGCCTACCCCACCACCCTCCCCGGTCTGTCGGCCTCCCACCTCCTGGAGGGCTGCGGCCACTGGATCCAGCAGGAGCGCCCCGACGAGGTCAACCGCCTGCTGAGCGACTGGCTCGCCACCCTCCACGGCTGA
- a CDS encoding alpha/beta hydrolase: MTLTIPGFDHVRLPGADGVELAAAVGGHGSPVVLLHGFPQTHLMWRHVAERLAGEHTVICPDLRGYGASDKPAATGPEVYSKRTMAADVVALAAALGHERFALVGHDRGALVAFRAGLDHPETLTHLGVLDVVPTLDMWNVLHGLPAAVGYHLLLMAQPPGLPETMIANSADAFFGSFLDAWSSGPAAMPEPVRDAYLRASAAAVASIVADYRASAGIDVTHDQADQDAGSQLAMPVTVVQQDWGARLGYDAAAVWHAWAPDLDHRLTGAGHFMAEEAPDEITKAIRDLLLR, translated from the coding sequence ATGACGCTCACCATCCCCGGTTTCGACCACGTCCGTCTGCCCGGCGCCGACGGAGTGGAACTGGCTGCAGCCGTCGGCGGCCACGGCAGCCCGGTCGTGCTGCTGCACGGCTTCCCCCAGACCCACCTGATGTGGCGCCACGTCGCCGAGCGGCTCGCCGGCGAGCACACGGTGATCTGTCCCGACCTGCGCGGCTACGGCGCCAGTGACAAGCCGGCGGCCACCGGCCCTGAGGTGTACTCCAAGCGCACCATGGCCGCCGATGTCGTCGCCCTGGCGGCGGCGCTGGGCCATGAGCGCTTCGCCCTGGTCGGCCACGACCGGGGCGCCCTGGTCGCCTTCCGGGCGGGGCTGGACCATCCCGAGACTCTCACGCACCTGGGCGTCCTCGACGTCGTGCCGACCCTGGACATGTGGAACGTCCTGCACGGTCTCCCGGCGGCGGTCGGCTACCACCTGCTCCTCATGGCGCAGCCGCCGGGCCTGCCGGAGACGATGATCGCCAACAGCGCCGACGCCTTCTTCGGCTCCTTCCTCGACGCCTGGTCCAGTGGCCCGGCCGCCATGCCGGAACCGGTCCGAGACGCCTACCTGCGGGCGAGCGCCGCGGCCGTGGCGTCGATCGTCGCGGACTACCGGGCCTCGGCGGGCATCGACGTCACACACGACCAGGCGGACCAGGACGCGGGTTCCCAGCTGGCCATGCCCGTGACGGTCGTCCAGCAGGACTGGGGTGCGAGGCTGGGCTACGACGCCGCCGCGGTCTGGCACGCGTGGGCGCCGGATCTGGACCACCGGCTGACCGGCGCGGGGCACTTCATGGCCGAGGAGGCGCCCGACGAGATCACGAAGGCGATCCGCGACCTGTTGCTCCGCTGA